The nucleotide window CGGTGACACTTGACTGGGCCAGACGATCGTCAAGAAAGATAGCGAATAGCTCAAAACGTCTCGCACTGTTCGGGCGTATTTCTGCCCGAATAGGCCCATACGTTGCGACGAGGGCACCACACGGTCGAAACAGGATTCACGCAGTATCCGCGCCCTTCACCGTCGCTTTAGACCTGTATCGCCCCTGTCTATCCAATGCACGACAGCGAGTCGCATCCGAACCCGACTGGGGGGTTACCCCAGAAATCGAACTGTGGCGTGGGGGCGCTGGTCGACCTGGAGGGCGGCCCCTCCCACGACACCATCACGGACGCCCTGGAGTTGCTCGAAAACCTCGACCACCGCGGTGCGCGCGGCGCGGACCCGAACACCGGCGACGGGGCGGGCATTCTCATCCAGACACCGCACGCGTTTTTCGACGCCGTCTTCGACGATCTCCCGGACCCAGACGCCTACGGCGTCGGTCAGTTCTTCTTCCCGCGTGACGCCGATCACGCACCCATCGAGGAAATCGTCGAGAAGACGGCCGCGGCGGACGGCTACGAGGTGCTGGAATGGCGCGATGTCCCCACCGAAAACGACGACCTGGGGCCGGCGGCCCGTGAAACCGAGCCTGCGGTCCGCCAGGCCGTCGTCGTGCCGACCACAGAGCGCGACCCCGCGGACATCGACGCGGATCTCTACGTCCTCCGGGAGCGCATCGAGAGTGCGGTCGCCACCGACGACCCGGTGGGCGCCGACCGATTTTATATCTGCTCGCTCGATCGCCGGACGATCGTCTACAAGGGGTTGTTGACCAACGCCCAGGTCCGCTCCTATTACCCCGATCTGCGCGACGAGCGCGTCGAATCCGAACTCGCACTCGTCCACTCGCGGTTCTCGACGAACACGCTCGGCGCGTGGCATCTCGCTCACCCGTACCGCAACGTCATCCACAACGGCGAGATCAACACGCTGCGCGGGAATCGCAACTGGATGGCCGCCCGTGAGGCCGATCTGGCGAGCGACCGGATCGATATCGACGCGGTCACGCCCGTCGCGCCCGACGGGACGAGCGACACCGCCTCGATCGACGCGACGCTCGAACTGCTCGTCGAGGGCGGGCGCTCGATCCCCCACGCGTTGCGCATGCTCATCCCCGAGGCCTGGGAGGGCGCCGATCACATGGACGAGCGCCGGCAGTCCTTTTACCAGTATCACTCGACGATCAACGAGCCCTGGGACGGCCCCGCACTGGTGGTCTACACCGACGGCACCGACGTGGGCGCGATCCTCGACCGGAACGGCCTCCGGCCCGCCCGCTACGTCGAGACCTCGGACGGCCGCGTGGTGATGGCCAGCGAGCGCGGCGTCCTCGATCTGGGGGCCGACGAGATCGACCGGACCGACCGCCTCGAACCGGGCGAACTGTTTTTCGTCGACGGTGAGGCGGGCCGACTGGTCCCCGACGACGAGGTGTTCGACCGTCTCGCCGACGCGAAATACGCCGAGTGGCTCGCAGACAACGAACGTGGTCTCGCGGATCTGGACGGCGCTCCGATCGATGGGCCGTTCACCGAGGACCTCCCCGCGAGTCAGCAGGCCTTCGGCTACACGCTCGATCACGTCGAGCGCCTGCTCGAACCGATGGCCAGCGACGGCAAAGACCCGATCGGCGCGATGGGCAACGACACGCCGCTCTCGGTGCTCTCGAACCGCAACAAGACGCTGTTTTCGTATTTCAAACAACTGTTCGCACAGGTGTCGAACCCGCCGATCGACTACATCCGCGAGGACACCGTCACCGCGCTCGATCAGCATCTCGGTCGCCAGCGCAACCTGCTCGACGAGTCGCCCGAACACTGCCGGCAGTTGCGTCTCGACAGCCCCGTGTTGACCCGCGAGGAGGGCGCACGGATCGAGCACGCCGACGAATTCGGCGCGACGACGATCGACACGACCTTCGACCCCGAGCAGTCCCTGGAGGACGCCGTCGAGGACGTTCGGGCGGCGGCCGTCGACGCCATCGAGTCCGGCGCGGAGGTGCTCTATCTCACCGATCGGGCAGCGGGCCCCGACCGCCTGGCCATCCCGAGTCTGCTCGCCGTCGCCGGCGTCCACCACCACCTCGTCCGCGAGGGCCTGCGCACCCACGCGGGGATCGTCGTCGAGAGCGGCCAGCCCGTCGCCGTCCATCACTTCGCGACGCTGGTCGGCTACGGCGCGGAAGCGATCGTGCCGACGCTGGCCTACGAGTCCATCGAGGACCTCGTCCGTGACGGTATCGTCGAGCACGAAGAACGCGCGGCACTCGACCGGTATCGCGGCGCGATCGAGGACGGCCTCCAGAAGGTGATGGCGAAGATGGGCATCTCGACGCTGGAGAGCTACGTCGGCGCACAGATCTTCGAGGCCGTCGGCCTCGACAGCGCGTTCGTCGCGGAGTACTTCGAGGGGACGACCGCCCGGACCGAGGGGATCACGATCGACGACCTGGAGAGCGATCTGCGCGAGCGCCACGAGGAGGCCTACGACACCGAGATTCCCGGCAACCTCGACCTCGACCAGGGCGGAGAGTTCTACTGGCGACGCGACGGCGAGTTCCACCAGTGGAACCCCAACACGATCGGCGCGCTCCAGCGCGCGACCAACCACGACGATCCGGAGGCGTACGACGAGTTCGCCCGCCGGATCAACGACCAGAACGAACAGCTTCAGACGCTGCGCGGCCTGCTGGAGTTCCAGACCGACGAGCGCGAGTCGATCCCGATCGAAGAGGTTCAGCCGGTCGAGGAGATCACGCAGCGGTTTTTCAGCTCCTCGATGTCGTTTGGCTCGATCAGCCCGGAGGCTCACGAGACGCTGGCCGAAGGGATGAACCGCGTCGGCGGGTTCGCCTCGACGGGCGAGGGTGGCGAACCGACCGAGCGGTTCGGCACGGAACGCGAGTGTGCGGACAAACAGGTCGCCTCCGGCCGGTTCGGTGTCACGGCGAACTATCTCGCCAACGCCGAGCACATCGAGATCAAGATGGCTCAGGGCTCCAAGCCCGGCGAAGGCGGGCACCTCCCCGGCGAGAAGGTCAACGACCTCATCGCCGAAACCCGCTCGACGACGCCGGGCGTCCCGCTGATCAGCCCGCCACCACATCACGACATCTACTCCATCGAAGACCTCGCGCAGTTGATCCACGACCTCAAATGCTCGAACTCCGAGGCGGACGTCCACGTCAAACTCGTCAGCGAGGCGGGCGTGGGGATCATCGCGGCGGGCGTCGCGAAAGCCAACGCAGACGCCGTGCTCATCAGCGGGCATTCGGGCGGGACGGGAGCCTCCCCGAAGACCTCGATCAAAAACGCCGGCCTGCCCTGGGAGTTGGGCATCGCGGAGGCCAACAGCGTCCTGCTGGACAACGACCTCCGGTCGCGCATTCGCGTCCGGGTCGACGGCGGGATGAAGACGGGGCGTGACGTCGCCATCGCGGCCGCACTCGGCGCCGAGGAGTACGGGTTCGGGACCGCACCGCTGATCACGTGTGGCTGTGTCATGCTGCGGAAATGCCACTGTAACACCTGTTCGGTCGGCGTCGCGACCCAGGACCCCGAACTCCGGGACAAGTTCCCCGGCGACCCCGCGTTCGTCGCCCGATACATGCGCTTTATCGCCCAGGAAGTCCGGGAGATTCTGGCCGATCTGGGCGTCGAGAGCGTCGACGAGTTGATCGGGCGGACCGACCTGCTCGCCCAGAAGGCCGTCGATCACGACCGGGCAGACGGGATGGACCTGTCGGGACTGCTCGACCGGCCGGACAGTGAGGACGACCCCTACAAGACCCGCGAACAGAACCACAGCCTCGACGAGAAGTTCGATCACACCCTGATCGAGCAGGCCCGACCCGCCATCGAGGACGGCGAGTCGGTGCGCATCCACGAACGCATCGGCAACGAAGACCGCACCGTCGGGACGATGCTCAGCCACGCGGTCGCCGCCGCTCACGGAGAGGAGGGCCTGCCCGAGGATGCGATCCACCTCGATCTGACGGGGACTGGCGGCCAGTCGCTGGGCGCGTTCCTCGCAGCGGGCATCACGCTGGATCTCACCGGCGACGCCAACGACTACGCCGGCAAGGGCCTCTCCGGTGGCCGACTCGTCGTGCGCACACCCGACGACGCCAACTACGAGGCCCACCAGAACGTGGTCACGGGCAACGTCGCGCTGTACGGGGCAACCGACGGCGAGGCCTACTTCAACGGCGTCGCCGGCGAGCGGTTTGCCGTCCGCAATTCGGGCGTGAAGACCGTCGTCGAGGGCGTCGGTGATCACGGCTGTGAGTACATGACCGGCGGGATCGCCGTCGTCCTCGGTGAGACGGGCAAGAACTTCGGCGCAGGCATGTCCGGCGGCGAGGCCTACGTCTACGACGAATCTGGCGATTTCGAGGAGCGTGTCAACACTGAGATGGTCCACACCGAACCGCTCGACGATCGCGACCGGCGGATGGTCAAGCGTCTGATCGAAAATCACGTCCAGTACACCAAGAGTGATCGCGGCCAGGAGATCCTCGACCAGTGGGACGACCTCGCCCACCGGTTCGTGAAGGTGATGCCCGACGCGTACGCCTCGGTCATCCAGGATCGACTGGCCGAGGGCGAAGACATCCGGATCGACCCGCCCGTTCCCTCGCCCGGGATCACCCCGACGACCGACCAGCCCACGGGAGGTGACGACTGATGGCCGAACGCCACCCCGGTGGCTACCGCGTCCACGGTCGCGTGCCGATCGGCAAGCGCGACCCCGAGGAGCGCACCGGCGATTACGACGAGGTCTGGGCCCCCGAGTGGGACGAAGCCCACCTCAAAGAGCAGGGCGAGCGGTGTATGGACTGTGGGACGCCGACCTGCATGGGCGGCTGTCCGATCGGGAACATCATCCCCGACTGGAACGATCTCGTGCATCGTGACGACTGGAAGCGCGCCTTAGAGCGCCTCCATGCGACCAACAACTTCCCGGAGTTCACGGGGTACAACTGCCCCGCGCCGTGTGAGAACTCCTGTACGCTCGCGAAAAACGACGACCCCGTCACGATCAAGTCGATCGAGCGGGCGATCGTCGATCGGGGCTGGGAAGAGGGCTGGATCGAACCCGAGCCCCCCGACGCGCGCACCGACCACGAGGTCGCCGTCGTCGGATCGGGGCCCGCCGGCCTCTCGGCCGCCCAGCAACTCAACCGGGCGGGCCACCACGTGACGGTCTTCGAGCGCGACGACGAGATCGGCGGCCTGATGCGATACGGCATTCCCGACGCGAAGTTCGCGAAAGGGCGCATCGACCGTCGGGTCGAGCAGTTGCGCGCGGAGGGCATCAGCTTCGAGCCCTCGACGGAGATCGGGACGGACCTCCCGGCGACTGACCTCGACGAACAGTTCGACGCCTCGTGTATCGCCGTCGGCGCCCAGGACCCGTTCGATCTCGACCTCCAGGGCCGTGAGTTGGAGGGCGTCCACGTCGCGATGGACTACCTGACGCGGGCGAACCGCGCGGTCGCGGACAAGCCCGTCGACGACCCGATCGACGCCGACGGGAAGAGCGTCGTCGTGCTCGGCGGCGGCGACACCGGCGCGGACTGCTGTGCGACCGCCCACCGACAGGGTGCCGAGCAGGTCGTCCAGATCGAACTGTTGCCGCGCCCGGCCGACGAGCGGCCCCCGGACAACCCCTGGCCCGAACAGCCCCAGACCTACCGCAAGACCTACGCCGTCGAGGAGGGGGCCGCCCAGGAGTTCAGCGTCGACACGAAGGCCTTCGAAGACACGAACGGCGACGGTCGCGTCGACCAGTTGCGGGCCGACCGCGTCGAGTGGGAGACCGACGCGTCGGGCGATCACGAGAAACTCGTCATCGAACCCGACCTGACGATCGCCGCCGACCTCGTCATCATCGCCGTCGGCTTTTCGGGGCCCCAGACCGGGCCGTTCGATGCGCTCGACCTCGAAACGTCGGGCCAGGGCACGTTCGTCGTCGACGACGACATGATGACCTCCGTCGACGGCGTTTTCGCCGCGGGTGACGCCGTCTCGGGCCCGTCACTGATCGTCTGGGCGATCGGCAGCGGCCGGGACGCCGCTCGTCAGATCGATCAGTATCTCACCGGCGACAGCGACCTGCCGGCGAGTTTAGAGACGCCGAACGATCCGCTGGTCTCCCGCTGAAAAAACGCCGTTTCAGACCATCTCGAACAGCGCGAGGACGTCTTGCATGTCGAGCGTGCCGTCGCCCGCGAAGTCGTAGAATTCGACGTTCTCCTGGGCGTCCGAGGCGTCCGTGTTCTGGAACAGCCGATTCACGTCCGGGAAGTTGACCGTGCCGTCACCCGAGAGGTCCTCGTACAGGCCGTCGCCGTCCGGATCGGTCGCCCCCGCGGGCCAGGTCGGGCTGTCGGGCGTCGGCTCAGGCGTCGTCGTCTCCGGTGTCGTCGGCACGGGATCCACACTCCAGGGCCGAGAGGACACCTGCGGGACGGTCAGTTCGCGGACCATCGACCAGGCGTAGCCGTTCTCGAAGCGCGGTGTCGCATCGTCGGTGTACCAGTTGGCCTCCCAGAGGATCCCGTCGTGCGTGGCTCGATCGCCGCCCTCGAACGCCGTCCCGTACTCCCAGGCGGGCGCGTCGACCGTTCGGGGCCCCTCGGTCCGAACCGTCGCAGTGATCGCGTCACCGGCTGTCCCGTCGGATCCGACGGGGGCGACTGAGACGTCGTACTCGGAGCCACCCTGGAGGCCTCCGCGCTCCACACTCGGATCGTCGACCGCCGTCGTCTCCGCACCGATGGTCACGCGGTACTCACTGGCGGCGGGCACCGTACTCCAGTGGAGGTCGATCGAGTCGCCGGTCGTCACGGCGTCGAGCGCGGTCGGTGCGTGCAGCGTGTCCGCCCCCGATCGGCCGAACCCCGGGCTCTTGCGATCGGTCGCGTCGGCGTACGCTCCGAGTTGGTCGCCCGATTCGCACCGGTAGACCTGGAAGCCGTCGTGGTCGTGCATGTCGGGCACGACGATCTGCCAGATCGTCGCCGCGTCGACGTCGTAGGCGTCCGCGACACGGTACCACTCGTCGAGATAGTCGTTGCGCTCGTCGACCTGGGCGGGCGGCGAGTCACACTGCGCCCCGGACCGACCGGAGACGTTGACGTTGAACTCACCCATGTACACCGGCTTGTCGAGCACCTCGTGAGCGGTGTGGACGTGTTCGCGGATCCACGTGCTGCAGTAGTCTTTGGGAATGTTCCAGTGATACGGGTACATGTGGAAGCTGGCCAGGTCGATGCCGTCGACGGCATGATGGCGCTCGAAGTCCTGGCCCGTCCAGTCGCTGTAGTACCACCCGGTGCGATCCTCCCGCGTGTAAAAGCCCTCGGTCCCCGACGAGACGAGGTGATTCGGATCGAGCTCCTTGACGAACGCCGCCATCTCTCCGAGCCAGTCTTCGAGGATCTGGGCGCGCTGTTCGCCACCCGGATCATTCCCCTCACCGAAGGCGTCGCCCTCGATGCGTGGCTCGTTACACAGCTCCCAGGACATGATCGCTGGCTCCTCGCGGTACTCGACGCCCGTCACGGAGTTCGTCCGGGTGAGCAGGTCCTCGACGTGCCACTTGTAGAGGTCTTTGACGTCCTCGTTGTCGAAGAAGTCGCCGTGGACCTCCGCGCCGTCGACCCAGTCGACGTACTGAGCGATGCCGCCGTTGTGATCCCAGTTGTCCGCGAGGACGAGATTCAGCCGGATGCCGTGGCGCTTCGCGCTGTCGATGACGTAATCGAGCATCTCCAGGGCGGCGGGGTCGTGAGTGTAGGGCTCGGGAATGTAACACGCCCCGTCCTCGGCGCCGCCCTCACAGGCCGCGAACGTCCGGACCATGTCGATGTTCATCTCCTCGAACATCGCGAACAGCGAGTCCACCCGGTCGGGCGTCCCCCGGAACGAGTCGGTGATCCAGAAGTTGTTCGCGCCGTGCAGCGACACTTCCGACCCGTCGACGAGCAGGTCCGCCCCGTCCCGACGGACGAACGACCCCTCCGCAGCACTGGCGCTGCTCGCCGTCCCGATCAGGCCGGCGGCGGCCCCCACGCCCACAGTCTTCAGAAACTGTCGGCGCGTCCCCTCGTACGTTCGGTCTCGATGGACCATAACAGGTTAATTTGACGCTCTGACTCCTTAAAATATCACCGTTAGAACGGTTTTCCGATATCAAAGAGAGTCCCGGCCAGCCTCCGGTGCGTCGATGTCCGTGCGACGATCGTCCGGTCGGTCAGTAACTCCGCGTCGAGGGCTCGTAGGTCCCCTCGTGGCCCTCCAGGTTCGCCGGCGAGTAGTAGATCTCGGGATCGCCGTCGCGATAGGCGAGCATGGTGTGGCGCAGCCAGTTCGCGTCGTCGCGCTCCTGGAACTCTTTGCGCCAGTGCGCGCCACGGAACTCCTCGCGGGCGAGCGCGCCGACGGTGATCGCCTCCGCGAGGTCGATGATGTTCTGGGTTTCGAGCGTGTGGATCAGATCGGTGTTGAACGTCCCCGACGGGTCGGAGACCGCGACATCCTCGTAGCGCTCGCGAGCGACGCGGAGGTCGTCGAGTGCGTCTTCGAGGGCGGACGCCTCCCTGAACACGTTGACGTTGTCGGTCATCGTCGTCTGGACGGACTGACGGACCGTCGCGTGATCGATGCCGTCGCGCTCGATGAGGTCGGTCACGCGTTCGCGTTCGGCCGCGACCGCCCGATCGAGTGATCCGGCGGGGTCGGCCCGCCCGCCGTCGGTCGCGGGCTCGCGATCGATCGACGCCGGCCCGATGGTGGCGTCGAGAGCGCTGTCGGCCGACCGCGCGGCCGGTCCGGTCGGGATCTTGGCCGCCTCGGGCGGGTCGCCCGCCGCCGACTGGCCCGCTCGCGCGCCGAAGACCAGCAGTTCGGGCAACGCGTTCCCGCCGAGGCGGTTCGCACCGTGCAAGGAGACACACGCACACTCGCCGGCGGCGTACAGCCCCTCGATACAGGTCGCGCCGTTCTCGTCGGTCTCGACCCCGCCCATCGCGTAGTGCTGGCCGGGCTTGACCGGCATCGGATCTTCGAGCGCGTCGACGCCCTCGAAGTCCTCTGCGAGGTGGATCATGTTCTCCAGGCGATCACGCACGCGCTCCTCACCGAGGTGGCGCATGTCGAGATGGACGTACTCGTCCTCGATGCCCCGGCCCGCGTTGATCTCGGTGAGTTCCGCCCGCGAGACCACGTCCCGGGAGGCGAGTTCGCCGTCGTTGAGCGCGTAACCGTGTTCGAACATGAACCGCTCGCCCTCCGAATTGTACAGGATGCCGCCCTCGCCGCGCACCCCTTCGGTGATCAACACGCCCGTCGAGGGGAGTGTCGTCGGGTGGAACTGGATCATCTCCATGTCTTCGAGCGGGACGCCCGCCCGGTAGGCCATCGCCGCGCCGTCGCCGGTGTTCGCGACGGCGTTCGTGGTGTGCTCGTAGACCTGTCCGAGCCCACCGGTCGCGAGCACGACACCCTCGGTCGCGCGGAACCCCGAGATCTCGCCAGTGCTCAGTTCGTAGCCCACGACACCCTCACAGGTCCGCTCACTCGGATCGCTTTCGTCGGTGACCGCCAGGCGGGTGACGAACCACTCGTCGTACACCTCGATCCCGCGTTTGAGTGCCTGCTCGTACATCGTATGCAGCAGGTGATGGCCCGTCTCCGCGCCCGCGTACGTCGTCCGCGGGAAGGAGAGGCCGCCAAAGGGCCGCTGGGAGACCCGGCCGTCCTCGTCCCGGGAGAAGGGCATCCCCCAGTGTTCGAGTTGGATGACCTCCCTGGGCGCGTCTTTCGCGAACGTGTCGACCGCGGGCGCGTCCGCGAGATAGTCCGCGCCTTTCATCGTGTCGTAGGCGTGGTCGTCCCAGGAGTCGTCGTCGCGCAGCGCGGCGTTGATCCCGCCTTCCGCCGCCCCCGTATGACTCCGCACCGGGTGGAGTTTGGTGACGATCGCCACGTCCGCGCCGGCCTCGTGGGCCGCGATGGCCGCGCGCAGGCCTGCCCCGCCGGCCCCGACGACGACCACCTCGTGCTCGTACATGGGTGAGAGCGTCGGGCGAGCGCCCCAAAGGCCTACCGGTCGGTGCGGTCTCGTCCGGTGTTGGAGCGAGCGCGGCGAGCATCGCGGACGACCGATCGCTCGGTCAGTAGCGACCACCGGCGATGACCACACACTAATACCCGACTCGCCAAACGCGCGTATGCCCGACCTCGGCAAGGCCGACAGCGCGTTTTTCGATCAGTTCATCTACCCGCACCTCGGGGCCGACCGCGACGAGGTTCGC belongs to Halococcoides cellulosivorans and includes:
- a CDS encoding glutamate synthase subunit beta, whose protein sequence is MAERHPGGYRVHGRVPIGKRDPEERTGDYDEVWAPEWDEAHLKEQGERCMDCGTPTCMGGCPIGNIIPDWNDLVHRDDWKRALERLHATNNFPEFTGYNCPAPCENSCTLAKNDDPVTIKSIERAIVDRGWEEGWIEPEPPDARTDHEVAVVGSGPAGLSAAQQLNRAGHHVTVFERDDEIGGLMRYGIPDAKFAKGRIDRRVEQLRAEGISFEPSTEIGTDLPATDLDEQFDASCIAVGAQDPFDLDLQGRELEGVHVAMDYLTRANRAVADKPVDDPIDADGKSVVVLGGGDTGADCCATAHRQGAEQVVQIELLPRPADERPPDNPWPEQPQTYRKTYAVEEGAAQEFSVDTKAFEDTNGDGRVDQLRADRVEWETDASGDHEKLVIEPDLTIAADLVIIAVGFSGPQTGPFDALDLETSGQGTFVVDDDMMTSVDGVFAAGDAVSGPSLIVWAIGSGRDAARQIDQYLTGDSDLPASLETPNDPLVSR
- a CDS encoding twin-arginine translocation signal domain-containing protein; its protein translation is MVHRDRTYEGTRRQFLKTVGVGAAAGLIGTASSASAAEGSFVRRDGADLLVDGSEVSLHGANNFWITDSFRGTPDRVDSLFAMFEEMNIDMVRTFAACEGGAEDGACYIPEPYTHDPAALEMLDYVIDSAKRHGIRLNLVLADNWDHNGGIAQYVDWVDGAEVHGDFFDNEDVKDLYKWHVEDLLTRTNSVTGVEYREEPAIMSWELCNEPRIEGDAFGEGNDPGGEQRAQILEDWLGEMAAFVKELDPNHLVSSGTEGFYTREDRTGWYYSDWTGQDFERHHAVDGIDLASFHMYPYHWNIPKDYCSTWIREHVHTAHEVLDKPVYMGEFNVNVSGRSGAQCDSPPAQVDERNDYLDEWYRVADAYDVDAATIWQIVVPDMHDHDGFQVYRCESGDQLGAYADATDRKSPGFGRSGADTLHAPTALDAVTTGDSIDLHWSTVPAASEYRVTIGAETTAVDDPSVERGGLQGGSEYDVSVAPVGSDGTAGDAITATVRTEGPRTVDAPAWEYGTAFEGGDRATHDGILWEANWYTDDATPRFENGYAWSMVRELTVPQVSSRPWSVDPVPTTPETTTPEPTPDSPTWPAGATDPDGDGLYEDLSGDGTVNFPDVNRLFQNTDASDAQENVEFYDFAGDGTLDMQDVLALFEMV
- a CDS encoding FAD-binding protein produces the protein MYEHEVVVVGAGGAGLRAAIAAHEAGADVAIVTKLHPVRSHTGAAEGGINAALRDDDSWDDHAYDTMKGADYLADAPAVDTFAKDAPREVIQLEHWGMPFSRDEDGRVSQRPFGGLSFPRTTYAGAETGHHLLHTMYEQALKRGIEVYDEWFVTRLAVTDESDPSERTCEGVVGYELSTGEISGFRATEGVVLATGGLGQVYEHTTNAVANTGDGAAMAYRAGVPLEDMEMIQFHPTTLPSTGVLITEGVRGEGGILYNSEGERFMFEHGYALNDGELASRDVVSRAELTEINAGRGIEDEYVHLDMRHLGEERVRDRLENMIHLAEDFEGVDALEDPMPVKPGQHYAMGGVETDENGATCIEGLYAAGECACVSLHGANRLGGNALPELLVFGARAGQSAAGDPPEAAKIPTGPAARSADSALDATIGPASIDREPATDGGRADPAGSLDRAVAAERERVTDLIERDGIDHATVRQSVQTTMTDNVNVFREASALEDALDDLRVARERYEDVAVSDPSGTFNTDLIHTLETQNIIDLAEAITVGALAREEFRGAHWRKEFQERDDANWLRHTMLAYRDGDPEIYYSPANLEGHEGTYEPSTRSY
- the gltB gene encoding glutamate synthase large subunit: MHDSESHPNPTGGLPQKSNCGVGALVDLEGGPSHDTITDALELLENLDHRGARGADPNTGDGAGILIQTPHAFFDAVFDDLPDPDAYGVGQFFFPRDADHAPIEEIVEKTAAADGYEVLEWRDVPTENDDLGPAARETEPAVRQAVVVPTTERDPADIDADLYVLRERIESAVATDDPVGADRFYICSLDRRTIVYKGLLTNAQVRSYYPDLRDERVESELALVHSRFSTNTLGAWHLAHPYRNVIHNGEINTLRGNRNWMAAREADLASDRIDIDAVTPVAPDGTSDTASIDATLELLVEGGRSIPHALRMLIPEAWEGADHMDERRQSFYQYHSTINEPWDGPALVVYTDGTDVGAILDRNGLRPARYVETSDGRVVMASERGVLDLGADEIDRTDRLEPGELFFVDGEAGRLVPDDEVFDRLADAKYAEWLADNERGLADLDGAPIDGPFTEDLPASQQAFGYTLDHVERLLEPMASDGKDPIGAMGNDTPLSVLSNRNKTLFSYFKQLFAQVSNPPIDYIREDTVTALDQHLGRQRNLLDESPEHCRQLRLDSPVLTREEGARIEHADEFGATTIDTTFDPEQSLEDAVEDVRAAAVDAIESGAEVLYLTDRAAGPDRLAIPSLLAVAGVHHHLVREGLRTHAGIVVESGQPVAVHHFATLVGYGAEAIVPTLAYESIEDLVRDGIVEHEERAALDRYRGAIEDGLQKVMAKMGISTLESYVGAQIFEAVGLDSAFVAEYFEGTTARTEGITIDDLESDLRERHEEAYDTEIPGNLDLDQGGEFYWRRDGEFHQWNPNTIGALQRATNHDDPEAYDEFARRINDQNEQLQTLRGLLEFQTDERESIPIEEVQPVEEITQRFFSSSMSFGSISPEAHETLAEGMNRVGGFASTGEGGEPTERFGTERECADKQVASGRFGVTANYLANAEHIEIKMAQGSKPGEGGHLPGEKVNDLIAETRSTTPGVPLISPPPHHDIYSIEDLAQLIHDLKCSNSEADVHVKLVSEAGVGIIAAGVAKANADAVLISGHSGGTGASPKTSIKNAGLPWELGIAEANSVLLDNDLRSRIRVRVDGGMKTGRDVAIAAALGAEEYGFGTAPLITCGCVMLRKCHCNTCSVGVATQDPELRDKFPGDPAFVARYMRFIAQEVREILADLGVESVDELIGRTDLLAQKAVDHDRADGMDLSGLLDRPDSEDDPYKTREQNHSLDEKFDHTLIEQARPAIEDGESVRIHERIGNEDRTVGTMLSHAVAAAHGEEGLPEDAIHLDLTGTGGQSLGAFLAAGITLDLTGDANDYAGKGLSGGRLVVRTPDDANYEAHQNVVTGNVALYGATDGEAYFNGVAGERFAVRNSGVKTVVEGVGDHGCEYMTGGIAVVLGETGKNFGAGMSGGEAYVYDESGDFEERVNTEMVHTEPLDDRDRRMVKRLIENHVQYTKSDRGQEILDQWDDLAHRFVKVMPDAYASVIQDRLAEGEDIRIDPPVPSPGITPTTDQPTGGDD